One segment of Zymoseptoria tritici IPO323 chromosome 2, whole genome shotgun sequence DNA contains the following:
- the MgAMY5 gene encoding alpha--amylase, whose translation PTPANTLLLQSFEWHTPSPHPTTGQSHYVHLTNLLPSLVENLGITHLWLPPGCKANDPSGRGNGYDCYDLWDLGEFDQKWRRETKWGSKEELMVLLEKARELRVEVIWDAVLGHKTAGDEIDLGEDGSGVWAVEVEGSDRHHELCPPKKIHPWLKFNFPGRLNPSNSNPASTFQWNATHFSGVDWCDREKRNAIFKLISDPATHPRPNPSQLPFPIPGRWAEDVDQSNGNNNYLMFSSIDYTHPTVRSDTLSWSRWMITTTGISGFRLDAAQHISRSFLRDFIATSVSTHRDHHAGKDPFIVAEVWTPEVANQNTFLDGVTPSPDVLVRVFDTPLLNNFARISADVVSSSPNADLRTILLNPSDPAHASLVSLRPTQAVTFVANHDTQAGQSMETPISPDLKVLFYAFILLRKEGTPCVFWGDLYGTQGPHGVGPACQVPTGDGGRSTRSLLPTLCLARNLFAYGEQRDYFDESGCIAWTRAGTWDREGCCVVLSLGGRWTGKRMWVDRGRGERWVDLLSGRRVSVGGDGWRVFEVKGRGVGVWVREGAEGVGRF comes from the exons CCTACTCCAgccaacaccctcctcctccaatccTTCGAATGGCACACTCCCTCTCCTCACCCAACCACGGGCCAATCACACTACGTCCACCTCACCAATCTCCTCCCGTCATTGGTCGAAAACCTCGGAATTACACATTTATGGCTCCCACCAGGCTGTAAAGCCAACGACCCCAGCGGACGTGGGAATGGATACGATTGTTATGATTTATGGGATTTGGGGGAGTTTGATCagaagtggaggagggagactAAGTGGGGGA GTAAGGAGGAGTTGATGGTGCTGCTGGAGAAGGCGAGAGAGCTGCGGGTTGAGGTGATTTGGGATGCGGTTCTGGGGCACAAGACCGCGGGGGATGAGATTGATTTGGGAGAGGATGGGAGTGGGGTTTGGGCTGTTGAGGTTGAGGGGAGTG ACCGCCACCACGAACTCTGCCCACCCAAGAAAATCCACCCCTGGCTAAAATTCAACTTCCCCGGCCGCCTCAATCCCTCCAATTCCAACCCTGCTTCCACCTTCCAATGGAACGCCACCCACTTCTCCGGCGTAGACTGGTGCGACCGCGAGAAGCGCAACGCAATCTTCAAACTCATCTCCGATCCCGCCACTCATCCCCGACCAAATCCTTCTCAACTCCCCTTTCCCATCCCTGGCC GCTGGGCAGAAGACGTCGATCAATCCAATGGCAACAACAACTATCTCATGTTCTCTTCCATTGACTACACCCACCCCACTGTCCGCTCCGACACCCTATCCTGGTCCCGCTGGATGATCACCACAACCGGCATCTCCGGGTTCCGGCTCGACGCAGCACAGCACATATCCCGCTCCTTCCTACGGGACTTCATCGCCACGTCCGTCTCCACTCACCGAGATCACCACGCCGGAAAAGATCCCTTCATCGTCGCCGAAGTCTGGACGCCTGAAGTCGCCAACCAAAACACATTCCTCGACGGCGTCACTCCCAGTCCAgacgtcctcgtccgcgTATTCGATACCCCACTGCTCAACAACTTTGCCCGCATATCCGCAGACGtagtctcctcctcccccaaCGCAGACCTCCGAACCATCCTACTCAACCCCTCCGACCCTGCCCACGCCTCACTCGTCTCCCTCCGCCCGACGCAAGCGGTCACCTTCGTCGCGAACCACGATACCCAAGCCGGACAATCGATGGAGACACCGATCTCCCCCGACCTGAAAGTCTTATTCTACGcattcatcctcctccgcaaagAGGGCACACCCTGCGTCTTCTGGGGCGATCTCTACGGTACACAAGGACCGCATGGCGTCGGACCAGCTTGCCAAGTCCCTACCGGAGACGGAGGAAGAAGCACGAgatccctcctccccaccctctGTCTCGCGAGGAACTTATTCGCCTACGGCGAGCAGAGAGACTACTTCGACGAGAGCGGATGTATTGCCTGGACGAGAGCGGGGACGTGGGATCGGGAGGGTTGTTGTGTGGTGCTGAGTCTaggagggaggtggacgGGGAAGAGAATGTGGGTTGACAGGGGAAGGGGAGAAAGGTGGGTTGATTTGTTGAGTGGAAGGAGGGTGAGCGTTGGGGGGGACGGGTGGAGGGTTTTTGAAGTAAAGGGACGAGGGGTGGGGGTTTGGGTTAGAGAGGGGGCGGAGGGAGTTGGGAGGTTT